The Methylorubrum populi genome contains a region encoding:
- a CDS encoding HlyD family secretion protein yields MLDDQRRAKPADASARRSAAENGRDSLDLKPEARKPDEAWREADGAAPDSGTQDGGGEDGETRPNALRRHPWWFVLGGLAVLALGVAAYVYWLVELHPYETTDDAFVDARSFIIAPKVGGYVVAVPVTDNQHVEAGDTLFQIDPRDYRVALEQATAQVQAAQASIENVDAQIAVQKAQVDVAKAQVETAQAALRFAQEDADRYKTLAERGAGTIQQSQSSTSTLQQRQAALTSANANVVAAQKQIGSLQAQRASAEAQLAQAEAQRDQAQLNLGYTTVAAAQAGRVVRLTGGVGEYAQAGQSLSMFVPDDIWVTANFKETQITDMRPGQPVDIEIDAYPDRRITGRIASVQPGSGTAFSLLPAQNATGNYVKVTQRIPVKIVVDAWPSDIAIGPGMSVVPRAHVR; encoded by the coding sequence ATGCTTGACGATCAGCGGCGGGCCAAGCCGGCCGACGCATCCGCGCGCCGGTCCGCGGCGGAGAACGGGCGCGATAGCCTCGATCTGAAGCCCGAGGCGCGCAAACCCGATGAGGCCTGGCGTGAGGCCGACGGGGCGGCTCCGGACTCGGGCACGCAGGACGGCGGCGGCGAGGACGGCGAGACGCGACCGAACGCGCTGCGGCGTCACCCCTGGTGGTTCGTGCTCGGCGGCCTGGCCGTGCTGGCCCTGGGCGTGGCGGCCTATGTCTACTGGCTGGTCGAACTGCATCCCTACGAGACCACCGACGACGCCTTCGTCGATGCGCGCAGCTTCATCATCGCGCCCAAGGTCGGCGGCTACGTCGTCGCCGTTCCGGTGACCGACAACCAGCACGTCGAGGCGGGCGACACCCTGTTCCAGATCGATCCGCGCGATTACCGGGTCGCGCTCGAACAGGCCACGGCGCAGGTGCAGGCGGCGCAGGCCTCGATCGAGAACGTCGATGCGCAGATCGCGGTGCAGAAGGCCCAGGTCGATGTCGCGAAGGCCCAGGTCGAGACCGCGCAGGCGGCGCTGCGATTCGCTCAGGAAGACGCCGACCGCTACAAGACGCTCGCCGAGCGCGGCGCCGGCACGATCCAGCAATCGCAATCCTCGACCTCGACCCTGCAGCAGCGGCAGGCGGCGCTGACGAGTGCCAACGCGAACGTGGTCGCAGCCCAGAAGCAGATCGGCTCGCTCCAGGCCCAGCGCGCCAGTGCCGAGGCGCAGCTCGCCCAGGCCGAGGCGCAGCGCGACCAAGCGCAGCTCAACCTCGGCTACACGACCGTGGCGGCGGCGCAGGCGGGCCGCGTGGTGCGCCTCACCGGCGGCGTCGGCGAGTACGCCCAGGCCGGTCAGAGCCTGTCGATGTTCGTGCCCGACGACATCTGGGTCACGGCCAACTTCAAGGAGACGCAGATCACCGACATGCGGCCGGGCCAGCCCGTCGACATCGAGATCGACGCCTACCCGGACCGCAGGATCACCGGCCGGATCGCCTCGGTGCAGCCGGGTTCGGGCACCGCCTTCAGCCTGCTGCCGGCGCAGAACGCCACCGGCAACTACGTGAAGGTGACCCAGCGCATTCCCGTGAAGATCGTGGTCGACGCGTGGCCGAGCGACATCGCGATCGGTCCCGGCATGTCGGTCGTGCCGAGGGCGCACGTGCGGTGA
- a CDS encoding HdeD family acid-resistance protein — protein sequence MAGSSDASGEAGRQARPSGVPLTGPARLDAMSTVLARNWWLVALRGVLAILFGLVAFVMPAAFVLSLVLFFSAYMLVDGIFAIVAAIRAAQRHDRWGFLLLEGLLDILVGVAAFLVPAAAVWVFVLLVAAWALVTGGLMIAAAFRLHLHYGRWWLGFGGAVSVLFGIALLINPGMSALVLTWWLGAYAVAFGALLLVLAFRLRARHEAAGRP from the coding sequence ATGGCTGGATCGTCCGACGCGTCCGGGGAAGCGGGCAGGCAGGCGCGTCCGTCCGGCGTCCCGCTCACCGGGCCAGCACGTCTCGACGCGATGAGCACGGTGCTCGCCCGCAACTGGTGGCTCGTGGCCCTGCGCGGCGTCCTCGCCATCCTGTTCGGCCTCGTCGCCTTCGTCATGCCCGCCGCCTTCGTGCTCTCGCTGGTGCTGTTCTTCTCGGCCTACATGCTGGTCGACGGAATCTTCGCCATCGTCGCCGCGATACGGGCGGCGCAGCGCCACGACCGCTGGGGCTTCCTGCTGCTCGAAGGCCTGCTCGACATCCTCGTCGGCGTCGCGGCCTTCCTCGTACCGGCGGCAGCGGTCTGGGTCTTCGTGCTCCTCGTCGCGGCCTGGGCTCTGGTGACCGGCGGCCTGATGATCGCCGCGGCCTTCCGGCTCCACCTGCATTACGGGCGCTGGTGGCTCGGCTTCGGCGGTGCCGTCTCGGTGCTGTTCGGGATCGCGCTGCTGATCAATCCCGGCATGTCGGCGCTGGTGCTGACGTGGTGGCTCGGCGCCTACGCGGTGGCCTTCGGCGCGCTGCTGCTCGTCCTCGCCTTCCGCCTGCGCGCCCGCCACGAGGCGGCGGGCCGCCCCTGA
- a CDS encoding transporter, translating into MNLTTSFAERGTQPRDNQGNNNLVVFLWATPWKVLGGQLRFLQSFPFNAVSPQEGPWQAGLAQPLTVAQIAWKIGDNLGVSYFFGGFWPSDTLFALRSASIAQRFAISYVGDGWNLTANLHYGTMLQENSPTNVHYSDYLNLDLTAAKRFGKWQFGAVAFGSTDLPTNRPGYRPVGQIAMGALVGYAFEKFTVQTLLTRDIAQRNLGGEETRAWLRFLVPLWRPEPDQVPNRVTVRRNSAAGPPVEGR; encoded by the coding sequence ATGAATCTCACGACGAGTTTCGCCGAGCGCGGGACGCAGCCGCGGGACAACCAGGGCAACAACAACCTCGTCGTGTTCCTCTGGGCGACACCCTGGAAGGTCCTGGGCGGGCAGTTGCGGTTCCTCCAGTCGTTTCCGTTCAACGCGGTCAGCCCGCAGGAAGGCCCCTGGCAGGCAGGCCTCGCTCAGCCGTTGACGGTCGCGCAGATCGCCTGGAAGATCGGCGACAATCTCGGCGTCAGCTACTTCTTCGGCGGCTTCTGGCCGAGCGACACGCTGTTCGCGCTCCGGTCGGCCTCGATCGCCCAGCGCTTCGCGATCAGCTATGTCGGCGACGGCTGGAACCTGACGGCGAACCTGCATTACGGCACGATGCTGCAAGAGAACTCGCCAACCAACGTGCACTATTCCGACTACCTCAATCTCGACCTGACCGCGGCCAAGCGGTTCGGCAAGTGGCAGTTCGGCGCCGTCGCCTTCGGCTCGACCGACCTGCCGACGAACCGGCCGGGCTACCGCCCCGTCGGACAGATCGCGATGGGCGCCCTGGTCGGCTACGCCTTCGAGAAGTTCACGGTCCAGACCTTGCTCACCCGCGACATCGCCCAGCGCAACCTCGGCGGCGAGGAGACCCGCGCTTGGCTGCGCTTCCTCGTGCCGCTGTGGCGGCCGGAGCCGGATCAGGTTCCGAACCGCGTCACCGTCCGGCGCAACAGCGCCGCCGGGCCTCCCGTGGAGGGGCGCTGA
- a CDS encoding 3-keto-5-aminohexanoate cleavage protein has translation MQDAAGWPPLILANAPNGAGRTKADHPALPMTAAEIARTAAEIAEAGAALIHVHVRDAQGRHLLDAEAYRTVTAAIRAEVGDRLVVQVTSEAAGRYEGPEQMAVVRAARPEAVSLALREIVPDAGAEGAAAAFFAWARRERVFLQIILYEPAEVTRYAELKRRGVLGEGQDFPLFVLGRYTPGQVSAPADLLPFLDVAGGVAGEGLPLWSICAFGPRENACALVAAGLGGHVRVGFENSLLAPDGRPAESNAAQILRAAQGARLLGRPLADADAARAIMA, from the coding sequence ATGCAAGACGCCGCCGGCTGGCCGCCGCTCATCCTCGCCAACGCCCCCAACGGTGCCGGCCGCACCAAGGCCGACCATCCGGCCCTGCCGATGACGGCGGCCGAGATCGCCCGCACCGCCGCCGAGATCGCGGAAGCCGGCGCCGCCCTGATCCACGTCCATGTCCGCGACGCCCAGGGCCGCCATCTCCTCGACGCCGAGGCGTATCGTACGGTCACCGCCGCGATCCGCGCCGAGGTGGGCGACCGGCTCGTGGTGCAGGTCACTTCGGAGGCCGCCGGGCGCTACGAAGGCCCGGAGCAGATGGCGGTGGTGCGCGCCGCGCGCCCCGAGGCGGTGTCGCTGGCGTTGCGCGAGATCGTGCCGGACGCGGGCGCGGAAGGTGCGGCGGCGGCGTTCTTCGCCTGGGCCCGGCGCGAGCGCGTCTTCCTGCAGATCATCCTCTACGAGCCGGCCGAGGTCACGCGCTACGCCGAACTCAAACGTCGCGGCGTGCTCGGCGAGGGCCAGGATTTCCCCCTGTTCGTGCTCGGCCGCTACACCCCCGGCCAGGTCTCCGCCCCCGCCGATCTGCTGCCCTTCCTCGACGTGGCCGGAGGTGTGGCCGGGGAGGGGCTGCCGCTCTGGTCGATCTGCGCCTTCGGCCCGCGCGAGAATGCCTGCGCCCTGGTCGCGGCGGGCCTGGGCGGGCATGTGCGCGTCGGCTTCGAGAACAGCCTGCTCGCTCCCGACGGCCGCCCGGCCGAGAGCAACGCCGCCCAGATCCTTCGTGCCGCGCAAGGGGCGCGCCTGCTCGGCCGCCCGCTCGCCGATGCCGACGCCGCGCGGGCGATCATGGCCTGA
- a CDS encoding sigma-54 dependent transcriptional regulator has protein sequence MFPEPAPPDAPHPRVVLIDDEAMVRLAMEQALQLAGLAVEAYPSAEAALPAIGRDFSGVVVSDVRLPGSDGLEVLAAIRRRDPELPVVLVTGHGDIAMAVAVMREGAYHFIEKPFVNDAFVEVVRRALEKRALVMENRRLRDALDRGDARGSAVERCLVGQSPAMRRLREDVAALGSAAADVLVLGETGAGKEQVARALHEGGARAAKPFVAINCGAIPESMFESEMFGHEAGAFTGAGKRRIGKVEHASGGTLFLDEVESMPLALQVKLLRVLQDRRVERLGSNASVPVDLRVVAATKEDLGALSEAGRFRRDLFFRLDVVTLTLPPLRERREDIPLLFELFLVQAAVKYQRPVIEVPPSLRRTLMLADWPGNVRELKNAAERAMLGFLGPDLAGAAGAAPGLDALLDRVERLVIEDALKASGQRIAEAARALGLPRKTLSDRMRRLGLSAGD, from the coding sequence ATGTTTCCTGAGCCCGCGCCGCCCGACGCCCCGCACCCGCGGGTCGTGCTGATCGACGACGAGGCGATGGTCCGCCTCGCCATGGAGCAGGCGCTGCAGCTCGCGGGGCTGGCGGTCGAGGCTTATCCCAGCGCCGAGGCGGCGCTGCCGGCGATCGGCCGCGATTTCTCCGGGGTCGTGGTGAGCGACGTGCGCCTGCCGGGAAGCGACGGGCTCGAAGTGCTCGCCGCGATCCGACGCCGCGATCCCGAACTGCCGGTGGTGCTCGTCACCGGCCACGGCGACATCGCCATGGCGGTCGCCGTCATGCGCGAGGGCGCCTACCACTTCATCGAGAAACCCTTCGTCAACGACGCCTTCGTCGAGGTGGTCCGCCGCGCCCTGGAGAAGCGGGCGCTGGTGATGGAGAACCGCCGCCTGCGCGACGCCCTCGACCGGGGCGATGCGCGCGGCAGCGCCGTGGAGCGCTGCCTCGTCGGCCAGTCGCCGGCCATGCGGCGGCTGCGCGAGGACGTCGCCGCGCTCGGTTCCGCCGCCGCCGACGTGCTGGTGCTCGGCGAGACCGGCGCGGGCAAGGAGCAGGTCGCCCGCGCCCTGCACGAGGGGGGAGCGCGGGCGGCCAAGCCGTTCGTGGCGATCAATTGCGGCGCCATCCCCGAGAGCATGTTCGAGAGCGAGATGTTCGGCCACGAGGCCGGCGCCTTCACCGGCGCGGGCAAGCGCCGCATCGGCAAGGTCGAGCATGCGAGCGGCGGCACGCTGTTCCTCGACGAGGTCGAGAGCATGCCGCTCGCGCTTCAGGTGAAGCTGCTGCGGGTGCTCCAGGACCGCCGGGTCGAGCGGCTGGGGTCGAACGCGAGCGTGCCGGTCGATCTGCGGGTGGTGGCCGCCACCAAGGAGGATCTCGGCGCGCTCTCGGAAGCCGGCCGCTTCCGCCGCGACCTGTTCTTCCGCCTCGACGTCGTGACCCTGACGCTGCCCCCTCTGCGCGAGCGCCGCGAGGACATCCCGCTCCTGTTCGAGCTCTTCCTCGTCCAGGCGGCGGTGAAGTACCAGCGCCCGGTGATCGAGGTGCCGCCCTCCCTGCGCCGCACGCTGATGCTCGCCGACTGGCCGGGCAACGTGCGCGAGCTGAAGAACGCCGCCGAGCGCGCCATGCTCGGCTTCCTCGGCCCCGACCTCGCCGGCGCCGCCGGCGCCGCGCCGGGGCTCGACGCCCTGCTCGACCGGGTGGAGCGCCTCGTCATCGAGGACGCGCTGAAGGCCTCCGGCCAGCGCATCGCCGAGGCCGCCCGGGCGCTCGGCCTGCCGCGCAAGACGCTCTCCGACCGCATGCGGCGGCTCGGGTTGAGCGCCGGCGACTGA